In Salinisphaera sp. LB1, one genomic interval encodes:
- a CDS encoding restriction endonuclease subunit S, producing the protein MSVELLITEHLDLWTRVVKSKSAGGRARNGEVETTGIKKLRELILELAVRGKLVAQHDSDEPAQTLLKRITEKKARLQADGQIKKTKELPAVSEDEARFDIPSNWIWTRLGTIAQISPRNRAEDQTEVSFIPMPLITTSHTGGHSQEKRQWSAIKKGYTHFADGDIALAKITPCFENSKAAVFRNLHNGIGAGTTELHVARPYGSTIDPFFILYCLKSPGFLIRGEARMTGTAGQKRLPKDFFATDPIPLPPLAEQHRIVQKVDELMALCDRLEQQTRDQHAAHETLVDALLDTLTQSQDADELADNWARLAAHFDTLFTSEQSVERLKRSVIQLAISGRLTNQAGNTEPPAVLLDAIAEQRESLVQLNKIRKPAQSRRSSKSAELFSLPKGWQWGVLEDLFAIVTDGDHQAPPKSASGIPFLTIGNVNTGSINFHGCRHVPSEYYESLDWARRPGKNDLLYTVTGSYGISAPVTSHKAFCVQRHIAILKSVDATPIPYVLLFLRSQLAFDYVERSVTGIAQKTLSLSALRKMPIPIPPLEEQERLVKQSDKLMMLCDQIKAHVKQAGESRRQMAEAVVEQAIH; encoded by the coding sequence ATGAGTGTGGAGCTGCTCATTACCGAGCATCTGGATCTGTGGACGCGGGTAGTTAAGAGCAAGTCGGCCGGCGGGCGTGCTCGCAACGGTGAAGTCGAGACGACCGGGATCAAGAAGCTGAGGGAACTGATTCTCGAGCTTGCAGTGCGCGGCAAGCTTGTAGCGCAGCACGACAGCGACGAACCCGCCCAGACGTTGTTGAAGCGAATAACTGAGAAAAAAGCCCGGCTCCAAGCCGACGGGCAGATCAAAAAAACAAAAGAACTACCAGCGGTTTCTGAAGACGAAGCCAGGTTCGATATACCTTCGAACTGGATATGGACACGGCTTGGCACGATTGCTCAAATCAGCCCAAGGAACAGGGCTGAAGATCAGACAGAAGTATCGTTCATCCCGATGCCACTGATAACGACTTCGCATACCGGCGGACATAGCCAAGAGAAGCGGCAGTGGTCAGCTATCAAAAAGGGTTATACGCATTTCGCCGATGGCGATATTGCGCTCGCAAAGATCACCCCTTGCTTTGAAAACAGCAAAGCGGCTGTCTTTCGAAACCTTCACAACGGTATTGGTGCGGGCACGACCGAACTTCATGTCGCGAGGCCATACGGGTCGACAATCGATCCTTTTTTTATTCTCTACTGTTTGAAATCGCCCGGTTTTCTTATTCGCGGCGAAGCGCGCATGACAGGCACCGCCGGTCAGAAGCGACTACCAAAGGATTTTTTCGCCACGGACCCCATTCCGTTACCGCCACTAGCCGAACAACACCGCATCGTCCAGAAAGTCGACGAACTCATGGCGCTCTGCGACCGGCTGGAGCAGCAGACCCGCGATCAGCACGCCGCTCACGAAACGCTCGTCGACGCCCTGCTCGACACGCTCACGCAATCGCAAGACGCCGATGAACTGGCCGACAACTGGGCCCGCCTCGCCGCCCACTTCGACACGTTGTTTACTTCCGAACAAAGTGTCGAACGCCTCAAACGAAGCGTTATTCAGCTGGCGATTTCTGGTCGGCTAACGAACCAAGCAGGAAATACTGAACCACCTGCTGTTTTATTAGACGCAATAGCGGAACAGCGAGAGTCCCTAGTACAGCTAAATAAGATTCGGAAGCCAGCTCAATCAAGAAGATCATCAAAAAGTGCCGAACTATTCTCGCTTCCAAAAGGGTGGCAGTGGGGCGTGCTAGAAGATCTTTTCGCGATCGTAACTGACGGAGATCATCAAGCCCCTCCCAAATCAGCGTCCGGAATACCGTTTCTAACGATCGGCAACGTAAATACGGGATCGATTAACTTCCACGGCTGCAGGCATGTGCCGTCCGAGTACTACGAATCTCTGGATTGGGCCCGTCGCCCCGGCAAAAACGACCTGTTGTACACGGTAACTGGGTCTTACGGCATCTCTGCACCCGTAACGTCGCATAAGGCCTTCTGTGTGCAACGACATATCGCAATTCTGAAGTCAGTAGACGCTACACCAATACCTTACGTCTTACTTTTTCTACGCAGCCAGCTTGCATTTGACTACGTTGAAAGATCCGTAACCGGTATCGCCCAAAAAACGCTTTCGCTTTCAGCTTTGAGAAAAATGCCTATTCCAATACCCCCACTGGAAGAGCAGGAACGTCTAGTTAAACAGAGCGACAAACTTATGATGCTATGCGATCAAATCAAAGCTCACGTTAAGCAAGCCGGCGAGAGCCGCCGCCAAATGGCCGAAGCAGTCGTCGAACAAGCCATTCATTAA
- a CDS encoding LysE family translocator — MHQFIALGSLWLLAAISPGPNFVLVARTAARHRARASLFAVAGIASATLVWGLAGALGIRGLFLAAPWAYIGLKLVGGAYLIGLGLAMLRASTRPGDGPPRAHDQPAARALFRTGLITNLANPKTAVFVSSLFATVMPPQASIGWSLAAVVMMALISASWYAVVALVLSRPPALALFSRVRTAFDRLVGIALAGFGTHLILSNAR, encoded by the coding sequence ATGCATCAGTTCATAGCCCTCGGCAGCCTCTGGCTGCTGGCGGCGATATCACCGGGGCCGAATTTCGTGCTGGTGGCGCGTACCGCCGCCCGCCATCGCGCCCGGGCGAGCCTGTTCGCGGTGGCGGGCATTGCCTCGGCCACGCTCGTCTGGGGGCTGGCCGGCGCTCTGGGTATCCGCGGCCTTTTTCTGGCCGCGCCCTGGGCTTATATCGGCCTGAAACTTGTCGGCGGCGCTTATCTGATCGGGCTCGGCCTCGCTATGCTGCGCGCCTCGACCCGCCCCGGCGACGGCCCGCCGAGGGCTCACGACCAGCCTGCGGCGCGCGCACTGTTTCGCACCGGATTGATCACCAATCTGGCCAATCCCAAGACCGCGGTATTCGTATCCAGCCTGTTCGCCACCGTCATGCCGCCGCAGGCCTCGATCGGCTGGAGTCTGGCGGCCGTCGTGATGATGGCCCTGATCTCGGCGAGCTGGTACGCGGTTGTCGCGTTGGTTCTGAGCCGGCCGCCGGCGCTGGCGCTGTTCAGCCGGGTCCGCACGGCGTTCGACCGGCTCGTGGGCATCGCACTGGCCGGTTTCGGCACCCACCTCATTCTGTCGAACGCCCGCTAA
- a CDS encoding LysR substrate-binding domain-containing protein, with protein sequence MHDLDDLFYFSRVVEHGGFSAAARALKQPKSKLSRRVAALEIRLGVRLVNRDTRGISLTPIGEAFHAHCRTMLDAARSAFETVEQSQAQPRGTVRLSCPPGLLYLRLAPLISAFLARYPEVNLEIEAVARPVDPVREGFDVALRVRTTPLADSDLNMRAIAASPHRLIGAPELVAHLPGRATAPERVDWPALSESRPDGRYCWYLENTAGLRCEIAYRPRLVTDDMSTLRRAALDGLGVAQLPMLFVGDDLAAGRLVNVLAGWAPPDKLLHAVFASRRGQLPAVRALLDFLAESIGPSDFARRPPAGEVSGRSTE encoded by the coding sequence GTGCATGATCTGGATGATCTGTTCTATTTTTCGCGTGTAGTCGAACATGGCGGCTTTTCGGCCGCGGCCCGCGCGCTTAAACAACCCAAATCCAAGCTGAGTCGGCGGGTTGCCGCACTCGAAATACGGCTTGGCGTGCGACTGGTCAACCGCGACACGCGCGGCATCTCGCTCACGCCGATCGGCGAGGCCTTCCATGCGCATTGCCGCACCATGCTGGATGCCGCGCGCTCCGCGTTCGAGACCGTCGAACAAAGCCAGGCCCAGCCGCGCGGCACGGTTCGCCTGAGTTGCCCGCCGGGGCTGTTGTATCTGCGGCTGGCGCCGTTGATCTCGGCCTTTCTGGCCCGTTATCCCGAAGTCAACCTGGAGATCGAGGCGGTGGCGCGACCGGTCGATCCCGTGCGTGAAGGTTTCGATGTGGCGTTGCGCGTGCGGACGACACCGTTGGCCGACAGCGATCTGAACATGCGCGCGATCGCGGCCAGCCCGCATCGGTTGATCGGCGCCCCAGAGTTGGTGGCGCATCTGCCGGGCCGCGCCACAGCGCCCGAGCGCGTCGACTGGCCGGCGCTGAGCGAAAGCCGCCCGGATGGCCGTTATTGTTGGTATCTAGAGAACACCGCCGGCCTGCGTTGCGAGATCGCCTACCGGCCGCGGCTGGTGACCGACGATATGTCGACCCTGCGCCGGGCGGCACTCGACGGTCTGGGCGTGGCGCAGCTGCCGATGCTGTTCGTCGGCGACGATCTCGCCGCCGGCCGGCTGGTCAATGTGCTCGCCGGCTGGGCGCCGCCCGACAAGCTGCTGCACGCCGTGTTCGCCTCGCGCCGCGGCCAGTTGCCGGCGGTACGCGCGCTGCTGGATTTTCTGGCCGAATCCATCGGACCGAGCGATTTCGCCCGCCGGCCCCCGGCGGGCGAGGTTAGCGGGCGTTCGACAGAATGA
- a CDS encoding FAD-dependent oxidoreductase: MQLRESNIERLASEDVYDALIVGGGINGAVSAAALSGKGVKTALIDQGDFAGMTSMWSSNLIWGGIKYMESYDFKLVRELCVSRNHLIKHYPSTVQEIRFLTTITKGFRWHPLVLWAGTWLYWFFGNCFTKIPRLPSLKQVNKEEPVIDTRPAVGCFEYSDAYLHDNDARFVFNFVRLAMNSGCAAANYVESTGATRENGIWTVQLRDVMTGREFTAKTRTLINACGPLADQYNQSTDKKTEHSHVLSKGVHLIVDRLTPNKRVLAFFDEDGRLFFAIPMGNRTCIGTTDTRTDDPHAAITDEDIDFVLDNINARLALDKPLDRDDIIATRCGVRPLAVENSGGQDRDFLQLSRKHEIDSDIEQGYISIFGGKLTDCVNVGNEITDLVKRMGIEVRYPKYRWYGEPVDSVRDEFFHQARLMNLDGYTDPASSEPLSTRLWRRYAGHAIGILENIREDPRQAEILIEGTEYIRAEVRQAARREMITKLEDFLRRRSKISLVSRQETIKNSAGLLEACEILFGDDARMRFDEYFREHPVVNGIAKDPSSGQAAADDAPDATDAANAAREREHGFETLNW; the protein is encoded by the coding sequence ATGCAGTTACGTGAAAGCAATATCGAAAGACTCGCCAGCGAAGACGTCTACGACGCACTCATCGTCGGCGGGGGCATCAACGGTGCGGTCAGCGCGGCAGCACTGTCGGGCAAGGGCGTCAAGACCGCGCTGATCGACCAGGGCGACTTTGCCGGTATGACCAGCATGTGGTCGTCCAACCTGATATGGGGCGGCATCAAGTACATGGAGTCGTACGACTTCAAGCTCGTGCGCGAGCTGTGTGTGTCGCGCAATCACCTGATCAAGCATTACCCGTCCACCGTGCAGGAAATCCGTTTCCTGACCACGATCACCAAGGGTTTCCGCTGGCATCCGCTGGTGCTCTGGGCCGGCACCTGGCTGTACTGGTTCTTCGGCAACTGCTTCACGAAGATTCCGCGGTTGCCGTCGCTCAAGCAGGTCAATAAAGAAGAACCGGTCATCGATACCCGGCCGGCCGTCGGCTGCTTCGAATATTCCGACGCTTACTTGCACGACAACGACGCACGGTTTGTCTTCAACTTCGTGCGGCTAGCCATGAACAGCGGCTGCGCCGCCGCCAACTACGTTGAATCCACGGGTGCAACGCGCGAGAACGGCATCTGGACCGTGCAGCTGCGCGACGTGATGACCGGCCGGGAATTCACCGCGAAAACCCGCACACTCATCAACGCCTGCGGCCCGTTGGCCGATCAATACAACCAGTCGACCGATAAGAAGACCGAGCACAGCCACGTGCTCTCGAAAGGCGTTCATCTGATCGTCGACCGGCTCACGCCCAACAAGCGCGTGCTGGCCTTCTTCGACGAAGACGGCCGTCTGTTCTTCGCCATTCCCATGGGCAACCGCACCTGTATCGGCACCACCGACACGCGCACCGACGACCCGCACGCCGCCATCACCGACGAAGACATCGACTTCGTACTGGACAACATCAACGCCCGGCTGGCGCTGGATAAACCGCTGGATCGCGACGACATCATCGCCACCCGCTGCGGCGTGCGCCCGCTGGCAGTGGAAAACAGCGGCGGCCAGGATCGCGATTTCCTGCAACTCTCCCGCAAGCACGAGATCGATTCCGACATTGAACAGGGCTACATCAGCATCTTCGGTGGCAAGCTCACCGATTGCGTGAACGTCGGCAACGAAATCACCGATCTGGTGAAACGGATGGGCATCGAAGTCCGCTACCCGAAATATCGCTGGTACGGCGAGCCGGTGGATTCCGTGCGCGACGAATTCTTCCATCAGGCCCGGCTCATGAACCTCGACGGCTACACCGACCCGGCCTCGTCCGAACCGCTGTCCACGCGGCTCTGGCGCCGCTACGCCGGCCATGCCATCGGCATTCTGGAAAATATCCGCGAAGACCCGCGCCAGGCCGAAATCCTCATCGAAGGCACCGAATACATCCGCGCCGAAGTCCGCCAGGCGGCCCGCCGCGAGATGATCACCAAACTCGAGGACTTCCTACGCCGCCGCTCCAAGATCAGCCTCGTCTCCCGCCAGGAAACCATCAAGAACTCCGCCGGCCTGCTCGAAGCCTGTGAGATCCTGTTCGGCGACGACGCCAGGATGCGCTTCGACGAATACTTCCGCGAGCACCCGGTGGTCAATGGCATCGCCAAGGACCCGTCCTCCGGCCAGGCCGCAGCGGATGATGCGCCCGACGCGACCGACGCCGCCAACGCTGCCCGCGAGCGCGAGCATGGGTTCGAGACGTTGAACTGGTAA
- a CDS encoding GFA family protein, producing MQAYCHCDDCRAAHGAAYVASSAYPATAVRVVHGTPTPIVVKTTQRMRCETCGTHLFSEIPRMGLRSVNAFLLPSKEFNPKLHVQCQHAVLPIVDNLPHFKDFPSEGGGSGELVDW from the coding sequence GTGCAAGCCTATTGTCACTGTGATGATTGTCGAGCAGCTCATGGTGCCGCATATGTTGCATCATCCGCTTACCCTGCAACAGCGGTTAGAGTGGTTCACGGAACGCCCACTCCTATTGTGGTGAAGACGACTCAAAGAATGCGTTGCGAGACTTGCGGCACCCATCTTTTTTCGGAGATCCCGAGAATGGGTCTTCGGAGCGTGAACGCGTTTCTATTGCCAAGTAAGGAATTCAATCCAAAGTTACACGTTCAATGTCAGCACGCAGTGCTCCCTATAGTAGATAATTTACCCCACTTCAAGGATTTTCCATCTGAAGGTGGCGGTTCCGGTGAGCTGGTAGATTGGTAA